The nucleotide sequence CGATTTCGAGGAACGCCCGCGCCGACGGGCCTGATGCCGGCCGGCGGCGACTCCGCTTTGCGGCCTTCAGACGTCGGGGGCGGTCAAGCCGTCGCGCAGCCGGGCAAACGCCTCGTCGACGCTGTCGACAATCGAGAACAAGGTGAGGTCTTCATGGCTGATCAGCCCGTGATCGGCCAGCATCGGGAAGTTGACCAGCCCCTCCCAGAACTCGCGACCGTAGAGCAGGATCGGCATCGGCGCCGATTTGCCGGTCTGCGTCAACGTCAGCAACTCGAATAGTTCATCGAGGGTGCCGAAACCACCCGGGAAGATCACCGCCGCGCGCGCCAGGTTGAGAAACCAGAACTTGCGCAGGAAGAAGTAGTGAAACTCCAGCGCATGATCATCCTCGACATGCGGGTTGCCGTGCTGCTCGAATGGCAGGGAGATGTTGAGCCCGATATTGAGACGACGGTCGACCCGCGCGGCGCCTTCGTGCGCCGCCTCCATGATGCCGGGACCACCGCCGGTGACGATGTGAAACCGCTCGCCATCGATGTGCCGATCCCGGGTCCACCGCGCCAGCGCCTCGGCAAGGTCGGCCGCGCGGGCATAGTAGTCGTGGCGCGCCAGCGCATCGACCCGCAGCCGCGCCGAGCCAAAAAAGATCACTGCGTTCTTGATGCCGAGGCGCTCGAAGCGCTGGGCGGGCTCCAGATACTCGCAGAGGATGCGCACCGGGCGCGCGTCCTCGCTCATCAGGAAGGTTTCGTTCTTGTAGGCCTTGGTGAGCGTGGTCATGCACGTCCTGCGAATGGGTTCGCCCCACCATAGCAAAGCCGGCCGGCCGCCTTGGTGACGGCCGGCCGGTCCGCTCAGGCGGTGGCGGCGAGCCGCTCCACCTCGCGTGCGTGGTCCCGATGTCGCAGCAGGCGCCCGAACGGCGCTTGCCCGAAGTCGTCGACATACCGCGTGCCCTGCCAGGCCAGACGCCCGTTGATCATCACCTCGGTCACGACGCCATCGCTGCGGTTGACCAGCTGGTGATGATCGAAAGCCTCACGGTACTGGTAGCGCACACCGGCATCGCTGTCGTAGCGCGCCAGCCGCTTCGGATCGACCACCACGATGTCGGCCTGTGCACCGACCCGCAGCACGCCGGCATTGAGCCCGAAGAATTCGGCCGGTTCCTGTGTCAGGCGGTGCACCGCCTGCGCCACCCGCGTCTCGCCTTCCCGCTGGGCGATCTGCAGCATGCGCAGGTTGCCGTCGTAGAAGGCCATGTTGGTGAGATGCGCACCGCTGTCATTGAACCCGGGCAGCAGCAGAGGGTTGAACAACAGGTCGCGGGTCACCTTGGGATCGCGATTGGCGGTGACCGTCGACCAGCGCAGCGCGGTGTCGTAGCGCCGCAGCAGGTGGATGAAGAAGTCGGCATCGTCCGGTTCCGCCGGGAAGCTGGCGAAGGCCTCGCGCTCGGACTCACTGCGGGCACCATTACCGCTGTGCTGCCAGCGCCGCAGGCGGTCGTAGATGGCCTGCAGGGTTTCGCCACTCCAGTCCGCCACCGGGCACTGGTCGAGGGTCATGTCATCCAGCCGCCGCGACAACACGATGTCGGAGCGACGCAGCCAGGTCATCAAACGCGCGAGGTTGAAGCCGCGCTTGCCGCGGAACCACATGCGGCGGAAATCCGCCACCCATGCCGGGTCGTGCATGATCTTCATGCGCGCTTCACGATCCTCGAGATCGCATTCGTTGAGACGTCGCAGTTCCGGAATCTCTTCGGCCAGCGGCGTCACCACGCCATCGCTCCAGGTCTTGAACGGCGCTGCCAGCGCCTGCAGGCGGAACATGCCGCGCAACAGCCGCGAATTGAGGATTTTCGACAGCAGCAGGCCCAATTTGACGATCGAGGCGTTGGCGGTGACGTCAATCGCTGCCACCGCCGTCACCTTGAGCGTCTTGCCGTACAAGCGCCCGGAGGTAAGCAGAAAGTTGCGGACCACCGCCAGCTTGTCATCCTTGGGCGGTGTCGCCTGCCACACCCGGCCCCAGTGACGCACCACCCCGGTCAGACGCTTGAGCTCGGCAAATGGCGCGAACTGGGTGGGGATCTGCTTCTGGGTATTTGGCTGGTTGGCGAGAAAGTGGAACGGCAGGGCATCGGTGGAGAAGCCGACATAGCCCTCTTCCATGCCGCGCTCCACCAGCGACTGCATCTGCGACAGCTCGGCTTCGCTGGGCTGGCGACTCACCGAGTCCTGCAGGCCCATGACTTCGATGCGCAGCATCGAGTGCGGGATCATGGTGACCAGGTTGGGGCCCAGGGGCAGCTGGTCGAGGTGATCGAGATACTCGGCCGAGGTGCGCCAGGTGCAGACATCGGCCACCTTGCGCAACACGCTCTTGGGGACATTCTCGACGCGGGCGAAACAGTCAACGATGGGGTCTTCAACGTTGCGACGCTGATTGCCATAGGCCAGCCCCAACGAGCAGTTGGCCACCACCACCGTGGTCGATCCATGCCGGACCGCCTCCGGCAGGCCGGGCTCCAATTCCACTTCGAGGTCGAAGTGGGTGTGCACATCGAGCAGACCGGGCATCAACCAGCGGCCGGTCGCGTCAATCACCTGTCGCGCCTGGGCCGGCGCCAGCCGGTCATCCATCGCGGCGACACGGCCGTCCTGGACCGCGACATCCAGGGTGCGCGGCGCGGCGCCGGTGCCGTCGAACACCAGCGCGTTGCGGAAAAGCGTGTCCCACTGCGGGGTGCCGCCATCCATGCATCTACTCCTGTTCGATCTTCAAGTGCGCCGCTTTAGACCGCGCCTGCCGGAGGCAGGCACTAGGAAGATTGGCCCAGATCAACCGCCTCAGATCAGCGCACGCCACTCGGGATACTGGTCGGTCTCGCCCGTCACCACGTCCAGATAGGCCTTTTGCAGGATTTCGGTGATCGGCCCGCGACTGCCGTTGCCGACCGCGCGGTTGTCCACCTCGCGAATCGGCGTGACCTCGGCGGCGGTACCGGTGAAGAATGCCTCGTCGCAGCAGTAGAGCTCGTCACGGGTAATCCGACGTTCCTTCACGGTGTAGCCATGGTCGGCCGCCAGCTGCATCACCGTGCGCCGGGTGATGCCGTCCAGTGCGCTGGTGACGTCCGGAGTGGAGAGAACACCGTTGGTCACCACGAAGATGTTCTCTGCGCTGCCCTCGGCAACATAGCCGTCAGGGTCGAGCATCAGGGCCTCGTCATAGCCGTCGCGCAACACTTCATTGAGCGCCATCGACGAGTTCAGATAGTTGGCGTTGGCCTTGGCGCGACACATCGAGGCGTTCACGTAGTGGCGTGAGAACGAACTGGTCTTGATGCGGATGCCGCGCTCCATGTTCTCGGCACCGAGGTAGGCACCCCAGTGCCAGGCCGCCACGATCACATGCGTGCGCAAGCCGGCCGCGCGCAGACCCATCCCTTCGGATCCGTAGAACACCATCGGCCGCAGGTAGGCGGCCTCCAGCGCGTTGGCCTTGAGCACATCCTTCTGGGCCTGATTCAGCTGCGCTTCGTCCCAGGGCATGTTCATGCCGATGATCTTGGCGCTGTTGAACAGCCGCCGGGTGTGCTCTTCAAGCCGGAACACCGCCGTGCCCTGCGGCGTCTTGTAGGCGCGCACACCCTCGAAACAGCCGACACCGTAGTGCAGCGAATAGGTCAGGACGTGCGTCGTGCACTCCCGCCAGGGCTTCATCTCCCCGTCGTACCAGATGAAACCGTCACGGTCGGCAAAAGAAGTCATGGCTCGAAAAATCCTTGGGGTGAGTGCGCACGAAGCCGCGAATTATAGTGCTTGCAGCTCCCGCGCCCAGCCCCCGGTCAATCGAGCAGCCGCTGCCATAGCGCGCTGATCACCGCTCGCGCATCTTCGAAGGCGTTGGCGGCGACCCGATGGTCGTCGTTCTGCAGTGCGCGCCGGTGGGCTTCCAGGCGCAACTGGCGATAGGCCGCGATCAGTGCCTCCTTGTCGGCGGGGGCAATCACCCCCAGCCCGGCGAGCGCGTCCAGCTGCCGCCAGTTGTCCGACCAGCGCAGGACATCAGGCGCGCG is from Flagellatimonas centrodinii and encodes:
- a CDS encoding branched-chain amino acid transaminase, producing the protein MTSFADRDGFIWYDGEMKPWRECTTHVLTYSLHYGVGCFEGVRAYKTPQGTAVFRLEEHTRRLFNSAKIIGMNMPWDEAQLNQAQKDVLKANALEAAYLRPMVFYGSEGMGLRAAGLRTHVIVAAWHWGAYLGAENMERGIRIKTSSFSRHYVNASMCRAKANANYLNSSMALNEVLRDGYDEALMLDPDGYVAEGSAENIFVVTNGVLSTPDVTSALDGITRRTVMQLAADHGYTVKERRITRDELYCCDEAFFTGTAAEVTPIREVDNRAVGNGSRGPITEILQKAYLDVVTGETDQYPEWRALI
- a CDS encoding LOG family protein; translated protein: MTTLTKAYKNETFLMSEDARPVRILCEYLEPAQRFERLGIKNAVIFFGSARLRVDALARHDYYARAADLAEALARWTRDRHIDGERFHIVTGGGPGIMEAAHEGAARVDRRLNIGLNISLPFEQHGNPHVEDDHALEFHYFFLRKFWFLNLARAAVIFPGGFGTLDELFELLTLTQTGKSAPMPILLYGREFWEGLVNFPMLADHGLISHEDLTLFSIVDSVDEAFARLRDGLTAPDV
- a CDS encoding N-acyl-D-amino-acid deacylase family protein, whose translation is MDGGTPQWDTLFRNALVFDGTGAAPRTLDVAVQDGRVAAMDDRLAPAQARQVIDATGRWLMPGLLDVHTHFDLEVELEPGLPEAVRHGSTTVVVANCSLGLAYGNQRRNVEDPIVDCFARVENVPKSVLRKVADVCTWRTSAEYLDHLDQLPLGPNLVTMIPHSMLRIEVMGLQDSVSRQPSEAELSQMQSLVERGMEEGYVGFSTDALPFHFLANQPNTQKQIPTQFAPFAELKRLTGVVRHWGRVWQATPPKDDKLAVVRNFLLTSGRLYGKTLKVTAVAAIDVTANASIVKLGLLLSKILNSRLLRGMFRLQALAAPFKTWSDGVVTPLAEEIPELRRLNECDLEDREARMKIMHDPAWVADFRRMWFRGKRGFNLARLMTWLRRSDIVLSRRLDDMTLDQCPVADWSGETLQAIYDRLRRWQHSGNGARSESEREAFASFPAEPDDADFFIHLLRRYDTALRWSTVTANRDPKVTRDLLFNPLLLPGFNDSGAHLTNMAFYDGNLRMLQIAQREGETRVAQAVHRLTQEPAEFFGLNAGVLRVGAQADIVVVDPKRLARYDSDAGVRYQYREAFDHHQLVNRSDGVVTEVMINGRLAWQGTRYVDDFGQAPFGRLLRHRDHAREVERLAATA